In one window of Rhodopseudomonas palustris HaA2 DNA:
- a CDS encoding ABC transporter ATP-binding protein translates to MSELLQLTGVSRHFSGLQALRDVSLSVSGGEVLGLIGPNGAGKTTLVNTICGVTPANSGTVSFDGRDITKIKTYQAARLGLARTFQIVQPFAEFSALDNVAAAALFSQPGASLRSAREAAREHLAFVGLEPQADQSAATLTLAMRKRLELAKALAMKPKLLFLDEVNAGLNSAEVERATSLIHQLAANGITIVMIEHLMKVVLNVCTRIVVLHNGQLIADGAPREVISNPAVVEAYLGQQYAKRTARNG, encoded by the coding sequence ATGTCTGAGCTGCTGCAACTCACCGGCGTCTCCCGGCACTTCTCCGGCCTGCAGGCGCTGCGCGACGTCTCGCTGTCGGTGTCGGGCGGCGAGGTGCTCGGCCTTATCGGGCCGAACGGCGCCGGCAAGACCACGCTGGTCAACACCATCTGCGGCGTCACCCCGGCGAATTCCGGCACCGTCAGCTTCGACGGCAGGGACATCACGAAGATCAAGACCTATCAGGCCGCCCGGCTCGGGCTGGCACGCACCTTCCAGATCGTGCAGCCCTTCGCCGAATTCTCCGCGCTCGACAACGTCGCCGCCGCGGCGCTGTTCTCGCAGCCGGGCGCCAGCCTGAGATCGGCCCGCGAGGCGGCGCGCGAGCATCTGGCTTTCGTCGGGCTGGAACCACAGGCCGATCAATCCGCCGCCACCCTGACGCTGGCGATGCGCAAGCGGCTCGAGCTGGCCAAGGCGCTGGCGATGAAGCCGAAGCTGCTGTTTCTCGACGAGGTCAATGCCGGGCTCAACAGCGCCGAGGTCGAACGCGCCACCAGCCTGATCCATCAGCTCGCGGCGAACGGCATCACCATCGTGATGATCGAGCATCTGATGAAAGTGGTGCTGAACGTCTGCACCCGCATCGTCGTGCTGCACAACGGCCAACTCATCGCCGACGGCGCGCCGCGCGAGGTGATCAGCAATCCCGCCGTGGTCGAGGCCTATCTCGGCCAGCAATACGCCAAACGGACCGCCCGCAATGGCTAG
- the cnbZ gene encoding 2-amino-5-chloromuconate deaminase CnbZ has product MIETVEAPNSGYRYMPGVFQYSCGIAALPGFAIERVRFAEPVPLKQGFAKIAEILKAAGRPLTAFGACELRSPAPFTEDGFKAFNEIYIQTLVDWGIMKDGINPIARSNVCPQIDPPAEPSFYAFSYTVPADNAPKSFVIAGSGEAPEGKGNYRDHTVALGDTSPAGLQKKAQFVLGEMERRMSAFGGSWRDITGAQLYTVHDIHPFLESELGNRGVFRHGLTWHFNRPPVEGLDYEMDCRCVHRERVV; this is encoded by the coding sequence ATGATCGAGACCGTCGAAGCCCCGAACAGCGGCTATCGCTACATGCCGGGCGTCTTCCAATATTCCTGCGGCATCGCCGCGCTGCCTGGCTTCGCCATCGAGCGCGTGCGCTTCGCCGAGCCGGTGCCGCTGAAGCAGGGCTTCGCGAAGATCGCCGAAATCCTCAAAGCCGCCGGCCGGCCGTTGACCGCTTTCGGGGCCTGCGAACTGCGCTCGCCCGCGCCGTTCACCGAGGACGGCTTCAAGGCGTTCAACGAGATCTACATCCAGACGCTGGTCGACTGGGGCATCATGAAGGACGGCATCAACCCGATCGCCCGCAGCAATGTCTGCCCGCAGATCGATCCGCCGGCCGAGCCGAGCTTCTACGCCTTCTCCTACACGGTGCCCGCCGACAATGCGCCGAAATCCTTCGTCATCGCCGGCAGCGGCGAGGCGCCCGAGGGCAAGGGCAATTATCGCGATCACACCGTCGCGCTCGGCGACACCAGCCCGGCCGGTCTGCAGAAGAAGGCGCAGTTCGTGCTCGGCGAGATGGAGCGCCGCATGAGCGCGTTCGGCGGCAGCTGGCGCGACATCACCGGGGCGCAGCTCTACACCGTGCACGACATCCATCCGTTCCTGGAGAGCGAGCTCGGCAACCGCGGCGTGTTCCGCCACGGCCTGACCTGGCACTTCAACCGCCCGCCGGTGGAAGGGCTCGACTACGAGATGGACTGCCGCTGCGTGCATCGCGAGCGCGTGGTCTGA
- a CDS encoding branched-chain amino acid ABC transporter permease, translating into MSRSNIALLVLIACVAALPLFGGAYALRLGTIACMYAVLALSWNVVGGFAGYPSFATAAFFGFGAYCGGVLMGKGFPLWAAAAVAGLLALVSAVALGAVLLRLRGHYFAIASLSLAEVLREVVNNATDLTGGGMGLNIPLASGAGVMAEATFFFYAMWGVMLITALMVIVVANSKLGFALNCIRQNETASSMVGLNTTLAKSIAFGLSACFVSVAGGIYAAWVHYIDPSDVFDILYSVKPIVMALMGGLGSPLGVACGAFMYLGLEEVVWRNYTHIHTGVLGVLIVMLLLFLPHGLSSLRFDRLRRRTKHV; encoded by the coding sequence CGGCACCATCGCCTGCATGTATGCGGTGCTGGCGCTGTCGTGGAACGTGGTCGGCGGCTTCGCCGGCTATCCGTCCTTCGCCACCGCGGCGTTCTTCGGCTTCGGCGCCTATTGCGGCGGCGTGCTGATGGGCAAGGGCTTCCCGCTGTGGGCGGCGGCGGCGGTCGCCGGATTGCTGGCGCTGGTCTCCGCGGTGGCGCTCGGCGCGGTGCTGCTGCGGCTGCGCGGGCATTATTTCGCGATCGCCAGCCTGTCGCTCGCCGAGGTGCTGCGCGAGGTCGTCAACAACGCCACCGACCTCACCGGCGGCGGCATGGGGCTGAACATCCCGCTCGCCTCCGGCGCCGGCGTGATGGCGGAGGCGACGTTCTTCTTCTACGCGATGTGGGGCGTGATGCTGATCACCGCGCTGATGGTGATCGTGGTGGCGAATTCCAAGCTCGGCTTCGCGCTGAACTGCATCCGCCAGAACGAGACCGCCTCCAGCATGGTCGGCCTCAACACCACGCTGGCCAAGAGCATCGCCTTCGGCCTGTCGGCCTGCTTCGTCAGCGTCGCCGGCGGCATCTACGCCGCCTGGGTGCACTACATCGATCCGTCCGATGTGTTCGACATCCTGTATTCGGTCAAGCCTATCGTGATGGCGCTGATGGGCGGACTCGGCTCGCCGCTCGGCGTCGCCTGTGGCGCCTTCATGTATCTCGGCCTCGAGGAAGTGGTGTGGCGCAACTACACCCACATCCACACCGGCGTGCTCGGCGTGCTGATCGTGATGCTGCTGCTGTTCCTGCCGCACGGCCTGAGCTCGCTGCGGTTCGACCGGCTGCGGCGGAGGACGAAGCATGTCTGA
- a CDS encoding aspartate dehydrogenase gives MRSGRAPQRVAIAGLGAIGKAIARELDRGLDGLTLGAVASGDPEKHRAFLDGLRTTPPVVPLDQLHAHADLVIEAAPSRLLRAIVEPFVSRGRTAIVLSAAALLQNEDLIDLANLNGGQIIVPTGALIGLDAVTAAAVGTIHSVRMITRKPVDGLRGAPFIVDNGIDLDGLREPLKLFEGTAREAGKGFPANLNVAVALSLAGIGPDRTMVEIWADPGVTRNTHRIEVDADSARFAMTIENVPSDNPRTGLITPLSVIALLRKQSAALRVGT, from the coding sequence ATGCGCAGCGGCCGGGCCCCGCAGCGCGTCGCCATTGCCGGGCTCGGCGCCATCGGCAAGGCGATCGCGCGTGAACTCGATCGCGGGCTCGACGGGCTGACGCTCGGCGCCGTCGCCAGCGGCGACCCGGAGAAGCATCGCGCCTTCCTCGACGGCCTGCGGACGACGCCGCCGGTGGTCCCGCTGGATCAGTTGCACGCCCACGCAGACCTCGTGATCGAGGCGGCGCCGAGCAGGCTGCTGCGCGCGATCGTCGAGCCGTTCGTCAGCCGCGGCAGGACCGCGATCGTGCTCAGCGCCGCGGCGCTGCTGCAGAACGAGGACCTGATCGATCTGGCCAATCTGAACGGCGGCCAGATCATCGTGCCGACCGGCGCGCTGATCGGGCTCGACGCCGTCACTGCCGCCGCCGTCGGCACGATTCATTCGGTGCGGATGATCACCCGCAAGCCGGTCGATGGCCTGCGCGGCGCGCCGTTCATCGTCGACAACGGCATCGACCTCGACGGATTGCGCGAACCGCTGAAACTGTTCGAAGGCACCGCGCGCGAAGCCGGCAAGGGCTTTCCGGCCAATCTCAACGTCGCGGTGGCGCTGTCGCTGGCCGGCATCGGGCCGGATCGCACCATGGTGGAGATCTGGGCCGATCCGGGCGTCACCCGCAACACCCACCGCATCGAGGTCGATGCGGATTCGGCGCGGTTCGCGATGACGATCGAGAACGTGCCGTCCGACAATCCCCGCACCGGCCTGATCACGCCGCTGTCGGTGATCGCGCTGCTGCGCAAGCAATCCGCCGCGCTGCGGGTCGGGACCTGA
- a CDS encoding ABC transporter ATP-binding protein: MASELILEAKGLDAGYGEIQVLWGIDLAVRRGEITALIGSNGAGKTTLMRALSGLIPVRAGRYLSEAEDITGSTAAQILTHGIVHVPEGRRLFGAMSVEENLMMGAYLRKASRAEIKRDLDRVYATFPKLRERGNQQAATLSGGEQQMCAIGRGLMSAPKLLMIDELSLGLSPLLVEQLVDALRVLNAGGTSILLVEQDVTIALDLCHRAFVMDMGRIVREGSGEDLLADPIVRDAYLGVLQD; the protein is encoded by the coding sequence ATGGCTAGCGAACTGATCCTCGAAGCCAAAGGCCTCGACGCCGGCTACGGCGAAATCCAGGTGCTGTGGGGCATCGACCTCGCGGTGCGCCGCGGCGAGATCACCGCGCTGATCGGCTCCAACGGCGCCGGCAAGACCACGCTGATGCGCGCACTGTCCGGGCTGATCCCGGTCCGCGCCGGCCGATATCTCTCCGAAGCAGAGGACATCACCGGGAGCACGGCCGCGCAGATCCTGACCCACGGCATCGTCCACGTCCCGGAAGGCCGGCGGCTGTTCGGCGCGATGAGCGTCGAGGAAAATCTGATGATGGGCGCGTATTTGCGTAAAGCGAGCCGCGCCGAGATCAAACGCGACCTCGACCGCGTCTACGCCACCTTCCCGAAACTGCGCGAGCGCGGCAACCAGCAGGCCGCGACGCTGTCCGGCGGCGAGCAGCAGATGTGCGCGATCGGCCGCGGCCTGATGAGCGCGCCGAAACTGCTGATGATCGACGAATTGTCGCTCGGGCTGTCGCCGCTGCTGGTCGAGCAGCTGGTCGATGCGCTGCGGGTGCTGAACGCCGGCGGCACCTCGATCCTGCTGGTCGAGCAGGACGTCACCATCGCGCTCGACCTCTGCCACCGCGCCTTTGTCATGGATATGGGCCGGATCGTGCGCGAGGGCTCGGGCGAGGATCTGCTCGCCGACCCGATCGTGCGCGACGCCTATCTGGGCGTGCTGCAGGACTGA